A single region of the Fibrobacterota bacterium genome encodes:
- the recJ gene encoding single-stranded-DNA-specific exonuclease RecJ produces the protein MLKKPVVPAVILKPETAVHPLRERLSREINGPAFVADLLLQRGIEEKEQAREFFLAALGAQTLAEDPCMLGLPRAVELLRAAHAAGELVCVHGDYDVDGVTATALLYQGLKWLGFNADWFLPNRFQEGYGISFASVEKLRARGARWIISVDTGISANAEVAKAKELGIGVILTDHHQASGELPPADAILNPNQPGCPFPNKGLSGVGVAYKLLNALANSLKGETAERFLDLLALGSLADNVPLTGENRRLVKTGLRRLAATENPGLRGLMDRAGLEPGRISSGEILFKVTPMLNAMGRMGSPEISARLLLSASPAEAEGYLDLMVAENQKRRKLDQLITEQAVRMIDGDPAFLEAGCLVVASPEWHEGVIGIVAARLVERYRRPCFVLAIDVGKGTAKGSGRTLTGFNLHKALAGAAHLLEKWGGHYHACGLTIPEGNIEGFRALMNAAAAEHLAGNDFVPRIQPAVEIALDVLNEENMLWIQRFEPFGPLNESPMFYAEDVELRSAPKVVGDKHLKFTVGSGGAFFDAIAFNLGYLREYVMEKPRLAKIAFYPEWNTFRGQRRIQLRVIALE, from the coding sequence ATGCTGAAGAAGCCCGTCGTTCCCGCCGTCATCCTGAAACCCGAGACGGCCGTCCATCCGTTGCGCGAAAGGCTATCCCGGGAAATCAACGGCCCCGCCTTCGTCGCCGATCTGCTCTTGCAACGCGGCATCGAAGAGAAGGAACAAGCGCGCGAATTCTTCCTGGCCGCCCTGGGAGCGCAGACCCTGGCCGAGGACCCTTGCATGCTGGGCCTCCCGCGCGCGGTGGAACTCTTGCGCGCGGCCCATGCCGCCGGCGAATTGGTTTGCGTCCACGGCGATTACGACGTGGACGGGGTAACCGCCACGGCCCTGCTCTACCAGGGCCTCAAATGGCTGGGCTTCAACGCGGACTGGTTCCTGCCCAACCGTTTCCAAGAGGGCTACGGCATCTCCTTCGCCAGCGTGGAAAAGCTGCGCGCCCGCGGCGCCCGCTGGATCATTTCCGTGGACACCGGCATATCCGCCAACGCCGAGGTCGCGAAAGCCAAGGAACTGGGGATCGGCGTCATCCTCACCGATCACCACCAGGCCTCGGGGGAATTGCCCCCGGCCGACGCCATCCTCAATCCCAACCAACCCGGATGCCCGTTCCCCAACAAAGGCCTCTCCGGAGTCGGGGTAGCCTACAAGTTACTGAACGCCCTGGCCAATTCCCTCAAGGGCGAGACCGCCGAGCGCTTCCTGGACCTGTTGGCCCTGGGCAGCCTGGCCGACAACGTCCCCCTGACCGGCGAGAACCGCCGCCTGGTGAAGACGGGCCTACGCCGCCTGGCCGCCACCGAAAACCCAGGCCTGCGCGGCCTCATGGACCGGGCCGGCCTGGAGCCCGGCCGCATCTCCTCCGGCGAGATCCTCTTCAAGGTCACGCCCATGCTCAACGCCATGGGCCGCATGGGCAGCCCCGAAATCAGCGCGCGCCTCCTGCTCTCCGCTTCCCCCGCTGAGGCCGAAGGCTATCTGGACCTGATGGTGGCCGAGAACCAGAAGCGCCGCAAACTCGATCAGCTGATCACCGAACAGGCCGTGCGCATGATCGACGGCGACCCTGCCTTCCTCGAGGCCGGCTGCCTGGTCGTCGCGTCCCCGGAATGGCACGAAGGCGTGATCGGCATCGTCGCCGCGCGCCTGGTGGAGCGCTATCGCCGGCCCTGCTTCGTGCTCGCCATCGACGTGGGCAAAGGGACCGCCAAAGGCAGCGGCCGCACCCTCACCGGATTCAACCTGCACAAGGCCTTGGCGGGCGCGGCCCATCTGCTCGAGAAATGGGGCGGCCACTACCACGCCTGCGGCCTCACCATCCCGGAGGGTAACATCGAAGGCTTCCGCGCGCTCATGAACGCCGCCGCCGCCGAGCACCTGGCCGGCAACGACTTCGTGCCGCGCATCCAACCCGCAGTGGAGATAGCCCTGGACGTGCTCAACGAAGAGAACATGCTGTGGATCCAGCGCTTCGAACCCTTCGGCCCCTTGAACGAGAGCCCCATGTTCTACGCCGAAGACGTGGAGCTACGCTCCGCGCCCAAGGTGGTGGGCGATAAGCACCTCAAGTTCACGGTGGGATCGGGCGGCGCCTTCTTCGACGCCATCGCGTTCAACCTGGGGTACCTCCGGGAATACGTGATGGAAAAACCGCGACTCGCGAAGATTGCTTTCTATCCGGAGTGGAATACTTTCCGTGGTCAGCGGCGGATCCAGTTGCGGGTGATAGCGCTGGAATAA
- a CDS encoding peptidoglycan DD-metalloendopeptidase family protein: MEPAVVKSDTPAAQPSRRASFTLRPAIGLALLALCLRPAAGLEKRDYDREIARQKQELDDLRDRLKSEQRELADLRERKVSTLGTLEKLEGNIRHTEEYLLRLDSTEGTLGKSLSAVREDLAGIEARIRERNQVMAKRVRALYMEGGPDRFVMRGWETGSGDFMRKVFFMKRVLRYDRELVEASREDAELKRRAAGKLDARMAELSRFRSRKAEERETFSRARREQEKRLVALQSDEKSKQQALAEMEENARLINEIIVTLEKRRKEEQARGKKAVTTLETGTKYCLPVQGEVVSKYGLQYHATLKTTTKNLGIEIKGAPGASVHAAVSGEVALISRIPGYGMGVILDNGSDVYTIYANLAGIRVRQGDKIKTCQELGAVSTEAGRVYFEVRKGTKTLDPAEWLRSGGK, encoded by the coding sequence ATGGAACCAGCAGTCGTTAAGTCCGATACGCCGGCGGCGCAGCCCTCGCGACGCGCAAGCTTTACGCTTCGGCCGGCGATCGGGCTCGCGCTGCTGGCGCTCTGCCTGCGGCCGGCCGCCGGCCTGGAGAAGCGCGACTACGATCGCGAAATCGCGCGGCAAAAGCAAGAGCTCGACGATTTACGCGACCGCTTGAAGAGCGAACAGCGGGAGTTGGCCGATTTGCGCGAGCGAAAGGTCTCCACTCTGGGTACCCTGGAAAAGCTGGAAGGAAACATCCGCCACACCGAGGAATACCTACTGCGGCTCGATTCCACGGAAGGGACCCTGGGCAAGTCGCTGTCGGCCGTGCGGGAGGATTTGGCGGGGATAGAAGCCCGCATCCGCGAGCGGAACCAGGTCATGGCCAAACGCGTCCGGGCGCTTTACATGGAAGGCGGGCCGGATCGGTTCGTCATGCGGGGATGGGAGACCGGAAGCGGCGATTTCATGCGTAAGGTCTTCTTCATGAAGCGCGTGCTCCGCTACGACCGGGAACTGGTGGAAGCCTCCCGCGAGGACGCGGAGCTCAAACGCCGCGCCGCCGGCAAGTTGGATGCCCGCATGGCCGAGCTATCGCGCTTCCGTTCGCGCAAGGCGGAGGAAAGGGAAACCTTCTCCCGCGCCCGGCGCGAACAGGAGAAGCGCCTGGTCGCCCTGCAATCGGACGAGAAGTCCAAGCAACAGGCCCTGGCCGAGATGGAAGAGAACGCGCGCCTCATCAACGAGATCATCGTCACCCTGGAGAAGCGCCGCAAGGAAGAACAGGCCCGCGGCAAAAAGGCCGTGACGACGTTGGAGACGGGGACCAAGTACTGCCTGCCCGTGCAAGGCGAGGTCGTCTCGAAATACGGCCTGCAATACCACGCCACCCTCAAGACCACCACCAAGAATCTGGGTATCGAAATCAAGGGCGCCCCCGGCGCCAGCGTACACGCGGCCGTAAGCGGCGAGGTCGCCCTCATCAGCCGCATCCCCGGCTACGGGATGGGAGTGATCCTCGATAACGGCTCGGACGTCTACACCATCTACGCCAATCTCGCGGGCATCCGCGTGCGGCAGGGCGACAAGATCAAGACCTGCCAGGAACTGGGCGCGGTCAGCACCGAAGCCGGCCGGGTCTACTTCGAGGTGCGCAAAGGCACCAAGACCCTTGATCCGGCCGAATGGCTGCGATCGGGAGGCAAGTAG